Sequence from the Helianthus annuus cultivar XRQ/B chromosome 13, HanXRQr2.0-SUNRISE, whole genome shotgun sequence genome:
tatatatttatcaagttttatttatgaaaatccacctccgatacttggtaacatttgaaataaaaatcatggcgaaatttattttgaaaaccaagttaaaaatatatttgtaaccatttgttataaaaatatttctaagtgttatatttctagaaaaatttagCCAgggtttcctctgtaactggaggtgtccatgcttttagcatatcattttcttttttttaaaatcaaccaaacaatttaccaatcaacaacatacaatatttattcactaatcttgacaaaataagactaaatcataagctcatgaacttgaaagttttgtGAAAATAAGTAGTAAACTTACTAATAtgtttagtaggtcttgttaacttttaaaaacatgattagtttcttggaaactttatttttaaagaatttgaagtttaaCATCTTCTAGTCAAgattcacaaaaatatttctttatgaaatttcattgttacacaagtgtttacacacttgtttagttaCTATAAATGCTTCTGGTTCATAaaatatccgggttttaacaaaactagtatcttccgcttggttcttccgaaaaaccacttgtagatctttagatccacaagtttacaacttcattttacaagaaaaattatgtttattcaagtttcaagttcatggtggatggtttcatcgtctttcatatttctaacactaacatcctactagttcatgttcttgaacatgatctagtatgtctagatgatgatccaccctacttttagtaacaaacaacatcaaataatcataactacacaagatttacatgatttacacacatatcttctctttatccaccctattcaccttatgttcaagactttaatgtaagttctttagagtttcttaaGTTTTAACCATtcaatcaactattaaccaccaaaaacaagATCAAAATGaagattagaagcacttactactagcacaaggctagggaagaaacaaggcgtaaaagtggtggataaaagaaaacaagagtggtccttgaacttccgagtgcaccaagcttgtttgttgaacctcttgcacctttgtatgtatgtagatCACTTGTATGGAAGTTGgatggtggtgatatggtggATGGAGGTGGCGGCCGAATCAAGGAAGGAGGAGGATGTTGTTGTTTGTTGATGGtgaatgaagtgagagaatgatGGACTAGTAGTTCTTATATAGAAGTCTTCCAACATTAGATTGTCCATTATGTAAAATGTTCTTATATCCACCAACATTCCAAATAAAATATTGAAAAGCTCATGGGGGTGTCCCCACATTATACAACCGGTTAGGGGGGGTATAGTTGGGGTGTAATGGAATGGTAACTAATTTGGTTAGAATTTAATAAGTTTAGTTAGTATATTAAGTGTGTTATGTAATTTAAAGGGTGtcagggtgttcggggaccctaactagctcagaaaagtaaaaataatgtttttggcaatatttttatgttccgggtaaagtccggttgttcggttggttattgatccgttaaagtgctaaatgaAGCTTTAAAgcgtcttttatattgtttttagtgatacaataaattaccaacactttggaaagtgtctagaattattttgccaagtttttgcacctTACTAGCTTTGTTAAGAGCTGAATTTTTGTATtcagtgcagaattctgcactttaagtatgttttaggcactttcggtcactataactatcacctagtgacgcagttttatgatcctcacctccctacactccctactagtgtagtaatctattcctggctcatactggcctcagaaacaATGTATGTCTTGGTGCTGGTAATGTCAGCATGTTTTTGTGGTTATCCGTTCACTGTGCTatctgtgctttgtgcatcaagtttgtcactattgtttgtgtataataaatggagtgacagtataaaatgtgatgcatgagtatgtatgtatgtatcagaaataaGAAAGTAGTttaatcataattgtaatcaagcacagtaattaagcaccaattaaatattaattaatagtatggatgcatgcaaatttgacggtTGTCACACCCCCTTCTTGCATTTGGTATTGAAGTGAATTGATCTGGATTCTTCTAGCTTCTGCCTTATCAACCGGCAAGACATCATGCACTAAGTAGTTGATGATCAGAGTCATCCATGTTTGGGCTGGGGCTTCTACTTGCATGACCTGTGGGGAGGCAATCGAAGGTGCGGTCAAAACTTCCACCCGTACCTCCTTTGCGAGATGGCTGAACGACACAGATGCTAGCTTACTCAAAGCATCGGCCTTCTTGTTTTTGCTGCGGAGAATGTGTTCAACTTTGCACAAGTCGAATAGTGCCATCACTTGCTTTACTTGCTCTAAGTACTCGATCATGTTAGTTTCCCTTGCTTCATACCCGCCGTTTACTTGGTTTGCTACAAGTAATGAGTCGACATGAGCTACGACATTTTTTGCTCCGACTTTGGCTGCTAAACGTAAGCCAGCCAACAATGCCTCATATTCGGCTTTGTTATTGGAGCTTTTGAATTCTAGACGGAGTGCATACGTCATGTCTATGCCATCAGGATCAGCGAGTATTAGTCCGACTCCTGCACCCTCGGCACTCGAAGCTCCATCCGTATACAAAGACCAGGGTTTGTTCGGAACCTGTTCCATTCTCTCCACTTCCTTGTCCTCCGGCATCTCAACCAAAAAATCGGCTATCACCTGCCCCTTCAATGGGCCTTTTGTTCTAAAGGTAATGTCGAAAGCGCCTAACTCAATTGCCCACTTTGCCATTCGACCCGATACTTCAGGTCGTCGGAGAACGTGTTGGATTCTTTGGTCTGTTCTAACCTCAACTGGGTGAGCTTGGAAGTATCGCCGAAGCCTCCGTGAGGTGTGGACCAGGGCCAGAGCTAATTTTTCTAGGTTTGAATATCTTGTTTCGTAGTCTTTTAACGTTCGACTTACGTAGTAAATGGGAATTTGAGCTCCGGTTCGATGGGCAACTAAAACTGCACTGATAGCGTCGCGTGATGCGACCAAGTACACTGTTAGCACCTCGTCTTCTTCCGGGACGGTGAGAGTCGGTAATGTGCCTAAGTAAACTTTGAGTTCCTCAAAAGCACGAGCAGCCTCATTGGTCCATTTGAATTCTGATTTAAAACTTTTTCGCAGTACGTCAATAAATGGGAGCGACCTGTGTGCAGCTTTTGACAAGAAACGATGGAGAGCAGCCAAGCGTCCGTTTAAGGACTTAATTTCTTTGACCGAGGTCGGAGGCTTCATGGTGAGAACAGCGTCTATCTTAAAGGGTTGGCTCATAAGCCTCATGATCCGACCATGACACCTAAAAACTTCCTTTCTTCTACTCTGAACGTACACTTTTTAGGGTTCAATTTCATATTGATGCTTCGGAGTCGGGTGAACGTTTCAAAGATATCTTTCAACATAGCTTCCTCGTCGTGACTTTTGATCacgatatcatcaacgtatacctccAAATTTCGTTCGATTTGGTCTTTGAAGGCTTTGTTCATTAACCGTTGATATGTAGCACctttaaaccgaaaggcatctTTGTAAAGCAATAAATCCCTTCGTTAGTGACAAAGGCCGTCTTATCTTCATCTTCGACCGCCATTTGTATCTGATGATACCCTTTGTAAGCGTCTAAGAAACATTTCAACCTGAACGTGGCAACCGAATCGATCTTTTCATCAATTTCCGGTAACGGAaagcaatcctttgggcacgcgTCATTCAAATCTGtgaagtcgatgcacattctctaGGAGTTGTCTTTCTTTCGCAGGATAACTGGGTTTGATACCCAGGTTTGATACCGGACTTCTCGGATGATCCCAGCATCTAGGAGACTTCTTACGTCTTTAGCGATTGCTTTGGCTCTGTTGCCATGTGTCTTTTTCTTTGTGCTATCGGTTTAATTGATTCTTTCACGTTCAAACGGTGCTGGGCCATGGATCTGGGAACTCCCTGCATATCGGAATGCTGCCAGGTGAAAACATCAATCGAGTTTCTTAATAATTCCCATAGGAGCTTCTTAGTTCGTTTCGGGAGCTGAGCCCCGATTGCCACTTCCTGCTCCGGGAATTCCGAATTAATCGCCCAGAGTTCTGTAGGTACTTTGGATTTTTTGGAACTCATTTTTGCTGCGTGTCTTACCTCCGCGACGAATGAATTCGACTCGGAAAGAACAGTGGCGACTCCTGCCTCGGTAGGGAATCTTCAAACGTAGTCGGGAGGGTAATTTGTCCTATCGGACGAACAACCTCTCCCGAAAAGCTTATCAACGGAGTGGACACCTCAATGAGTCTTTTCTTCCTTTAGGGGGCAGCTGTTGGAAACATTGTAAGTACATTATTTCAAAGCCACTTCCTCCATCTACATATATTCGTCAGACCAGATGTCCTGCAATCACAGCCGATATTGTAATCGGACCATCCCAAGCATCCTCCGGATCAATTGGGGGGGGGGAGTACGTAGGTTGGTGCATCCAGGCTGCCATGTGTTGGTTCGATCGCTTTACTCCTCTTGGTTCGGCGGATCGAATCATATTGATTCCGACTTCGGTATTTGGGTTTTCGATTGCGGCTGTTGACTTCTTGCCATCCTTTACTTCTTTTACGAGGTGAGAACGTTTTCCGGACCGTACAGCTTTTTCGATTTCCTGTTTTAGTGCCCAACACTCATCAGTTGTATGCCCCTTGTCTCTGTGATATTCACAATACTTTTTGGAATGCTTGTCAGATGTAGGACGTTGCTTCGAAGGCACAGGAAATCTTGTGTTTCCGTACTGAGGATCTCGCTTAGCGACTTTGTTAATTCGGAGAAGGTGTTGAAACGCACGTTACCGGTGCGGAAGCTGCTTCGATCAGACTTTTGGTACGGACCACGATTACGATTACGATTCCAATTGTTGTTCCTGTCCTTTAGTGGTGATGCGTTCCGCCTCTATGATGCGATTCGAGCCTTTGCGTTTTTTGCTGCTGTTTCGTTCGGCTGTCCACAAGCGCTTTTTCCTCGGACAAAGGCTCGGGCTCGTTCCATAAGCACTTCCATGGTTTTTGGGAGATCTTCATGGAGTTTTTCTATGAGCTGATTGTTTCGTACTCCGTGACAGAATCCCGAAAAGCGGAGTTGGTCCACTGCTCCACTGATTTGCATACTTTCTAGATTGAATCGATCGATGAAGTCTTCTACCGTCTCCCCATAACGACGCTTTATATGGTGTACTTCCGTGATGTCTTTCGAGCAACGTCGTTGTTGGCAAAAGTTTTGCAGGAACATTCGTCGGAAATCTTCGAAATGATCGATCGATCCTTCTGGTAGTCCATCAAACCAGACCCGTGCTGATCCGGTGAGAGTCTGAGCGAACATATGACACCATGCTGGCATGGGCCATTGTTCGACTTTAGTTGCTCTAGCGAAGGCGAACATATGATCGTCCGGATCGGTCGTACCATCATAAAATTTCAATGTCGGAGGCATTTTTAGCTTCGCCGGTAGCGGTGCGTTAACGATCCTCAGCGTGAATTTTGACTGAGAAGTCATCGACGTTGGCTAATACGGCATGATCAGCTCTTGATCCCGAGGGTTTAGACCCAGAGATCCCTGGCGAAACAGGTCGTATAGACCATTATTTACTGGAGCATTCGTACGAGTGGAAACTTGCGAAACATAT
This genomic interval carries:
- the LOC110900485 gene encoding uncharacterized protein LOC110900485, whose translation is MTSQSKFTLRIVNAPLPAKLKMPPTLKFYDGTTDPDDHMFAFARATKVEQWPMPAWCHMFAQTLTGSARVWFDGLPEGSIDHFEDFRRMFLQNFCQQRRCSKDITEVHHIKRRYGETVEDFIDRFNLESMQISGAVDQLRFSGFCHGVRNNQLIEKLHEDLPKTMEVLMERARAFVRGKSACGQPNETAAKNAKARIAS